GTCCTTGTTGCCCATGGCGCACATGAGGCCATGCACCACATTCAAGTAGATCAGCTCTTCAGCCACTCTGTTGGAGTCTTGGGCTAGAATTCTGCTTGGTGAATGTTGATAAGAGTGGCATGGTGAGAAAGAGGCAAGAAGGGAGTTCTAGGGCAGAACAACATCCCAAGAATTTGCAAGGCAGATGAATTTTAGGGTTGTTTTGTGGTCTTTAACAGCTGACTAACAGGTAGTCAATAGCTATTACAACCATCTATTACACTGTTAAATTTCTGCCTGCATTGCAACTGTTCAAAGGATGGAGCCTTAGGAAAATGGGATAGCCCAAGCTAAAGAGGTGCCCAATAGATATAGCAACATTGTAGGGCTTGGGGAAAAAGCTACTGACTTCACTTCTAGGGTGGGATGCAGAGGCTGCCTAGCAATTCATTGACTATGTGATCAAGAACTTTTTGCTCTTCACCAGCTGCCTCGTGCTCTAATGGAGAAAGGAGGAAGTAAAGTGACAGGCAGTTGGTGTATGTAGCATTTGGATGTGGAAAACTCCTATTCAAACATCTACTCATTAGCTGGTTTTTGACAcatcactctcagcctgaccttccTCAGAGGACTGGTGTGAGGCTAAAACACCACTCTGAGAACCTGGATGAACAAAAATTTAGCAAACTGAAAGTAAGTATCTTAATCATGTTTTCTTGACTAGTGTTCTGTGACATACTGTTAATAAGAAGGCTACTGCTTATTAACTTTCACAATTCAGCTGCCAAAATAAATGTTTGGCTGCTTCCCTCTGAGCAACAGTGAAAGGAGTGTTATGTGATTTTTTTCCTATCTAGACTTTCATCTGGTTGGAGTTTAATATGGGGGAAAATTAATTGCAGTATCACTTATATTTGCTGCCTACCCCAAGCTAAACTATCAATGCTCCACAGGCAGTATATTGACAACTGATTGAGCCATACATCATAATCTCTTACCCAATAGTCTTGGCTGCAGCAGCTTGCTGAATAAAAGCTGGCAAGGAATCCATCAGATGCAGCGGCCCTGCTTCTGAATGCAAGAAACGGTTGACAATGTAGAAGTCAAAAACTGTCACACAGCTGCCTCATGCATTAGCTTTTGATCAAAAACACGGGTCAGAGACCAAAGACAAATTTTGCTTCatagaaaaaaaatcccattccTTTGCTTCTACACTGGACAAGCAACAGTGTCCAGTTGCAGTGCTTAACTTGCCACTCCAGGTTTAACTACATCTTCCTGCTGCAGCTATACAAGTCAACTGGAGCTGTGGAATTCTTGGCTTACCTAACCAATAAGCAGGAAATTTTGGTTTGGAGGTTTACTTTGAACAATATTCAAGCTGCGTCCTCTGCTCCAGATTCTCAAACTAGTGATGGAGAGGAAGTCAGGTTTACCTTTAGCCCTGGGTCCTCATCCATCAACCCCACAGTCCCACTTTGTGCAAATTTGGAACTTGAGAGTAAGGAAATAGGGAAAACCAGGAATGAAGAGGAACAGTGTTTGAGTAAAGATACCAAGAATGCATACTGGGAAACTTCTTTGGATAGGGAAGGCTCCATTCTTTCTGGCATACTCTAGGAATATAATCCAGTCATGATGTTCAAAGGAAAAAGTGAATAAGAAAGCCAATAAAACCACTGACAGGCAGGCCCAAAGGCCAATGTTTGGAGATTTTACCTTCTAGGATTCTGGCCTGTATCTTGACAGTATCTTTTCTTGATGGCTTTAACAATGAAACCAGTCTTTGCAGCAGTTCTGGCCGTACATCATAGGCCATAAGGTCCCTGATCAGCTGAACTGCTACGGAGAAAGAAGCTTGCAATGTAAGTGCCATCTTCTGCTCTAGATTAATATAGCCAGGAATTTCTTGTTTGGTCTATTGCCTCTATTTCTTGGGGACTTTGAAGGTTAAAGCAATCCTTACTCTCCATGTGGTATTGGTCTACTGGATTTAGCGGTTCACGGATCACCTTAAGTATTACAAAGGATACAATATTGTCTCACCACCTGCTAACTCTGGGACAGTGGACAGGATAAGCTACTGGCCTAAAAGGGTGAGAACTTGGCTGCCCTTAAGGGACACTAAGGCTGCTgtcctgacagcactttcctgagagtaagtccAACTGAATAAAATGTTCCGATACTCTTCCCCAATAAATCTTGTTTACTTAATTGTAAATTGTCAACAAGAATTGCAAGGACAATAAACTTTCCCAGACAAAGTCAGCTTACAGCCCTATAGTCTTTCTGAGAGTTAGGAACACAGACTAGTCTGtggctttttgggtttttttaagtgactttaaACCTGTTTGGAAACCTTGCCCCACTTATCTGTACGGCCCAGGGTGCTATATTCTAGGAATGTGatgatatgaagctgccttatactactGGTCTATCTAGTTTAGTGGCATCTGCTCTCACTGACAACGGCACTCCATAGTTTAGGCAAAATTGCACATGTGGTTCCTAATGCCTGTTACCTTTAACTGGGATTCAACCTGAGACTTTATGCTgccaaagcatgtgctctactactgagctgcAACTCTTTTACAAATAATGCTACATTTAACAGGGGCCTACATGTGATGCCTCAGGATTGTGTGTATATTATTATAAGGTATATAAAAGTGAATTTAGCAGAGCAACCCCTACCTTCATATTGTACCTCCAGATGAACAGATCGAAGTACACCCAGCACAGATTCCACAATGCTTGGATGGGCTTGTCCCACAATCGTCTGGTAAAGATCAGAGAAGGAGATATGATTTCCTAGACTTTGGCTACATTCTGTAAGACTTTTTTGGTATGTACAGAGCTAGCTTGAAAAATATAGGCTAGAACCAAGATAACATAAAAATGACCCTGGCTGTAAAATACAAGAATACCTCAGATAttgcgggttcggttccagacaaCCGCAACAAAGCAAGTCACGTTAATTTTTTGGTtttccagtgcatataaaagttatttttatactatactgtagtctattacgTGTGCAAtggcattatgtctaaaaatgtactgtaataataatggaaaagtttgaaatattgcaattaccaaaatgtgacagacacaaagtgagcacatgctgttggaaaaatggcaccaataGACTTGCTCTAAAACGCAATACCTGCAAGTGCAATGAAGCGTATCTGTATTCAGAACCAGCATGTCTAGTAGGTAACAAAATATATCATTGTCTTGGATTGTGACAGtgcatcctaaactgagttacaaccttctaactCATTGACTAACATGTACATAGAATTGTGTAACTCAGAAGGGGGAAACTAGCAAAATAGCCTCTCCTTCTGTTCATGGACATCTTCTGTGGCCTGCAAGTGATGTCAAAGGCCACTCAGTAAGTTTGCAGTCAGtaggcagggatttgaaccagaaTTTCCACATCCAAGGCAATGCTTGTTTTAGAGTAAGTGGTAAGTCATTCTTGGGGATTCAGGGTCACCTACAGTAAAGCTCTAAGCACAGGACCCAGGCAGATTTGTCTGACTCCACCCCTTTATCATCATCATTTGCCAGTGGGTGAAGTCTTTTCTGTTCTGTTTGACATTCCCTCcttgtttgtgtttgtttaattattattattttaaagttgATTTGATTGTTTATTGAACTGTGAGCCACCTCAAGCCCTGCGGCCCAGGGGAAGGGTGGGTTCTAAGTCTAAAataaattggttctcgtaggttatccgggctgtgtaaccgtggtcttggtattttctttcctgacgtttcgccagcagctgtggccggcatcttcagaggagtaacactgaaggacagtgactctcagtgtcaagtgtgtaggaagagtaatatatagtcaaaaaggggttgggtttgagctgaatcattgtcctgcaaaaagtaacaaaggtaatgtgctaaccattgtcctgtaagtatcaagataatgtgctaatgagggtgtggtatgttaatatggaaccattgtatcctgaagtgatctgttaatgtgtgaaatccaaagctaatctgcatggctattgttgactgtagtctttgttaagactacagtcaacaatagccatgcagattagctttggatttcacacattaacagatcacttcaggatacaatggttccatattaacataccacaccctcattagcacattatcttgatacttacaggacaatggttagcacattacctttgctactttttgcaggacaatgattcagctcaaacccaacccctttttgactatatattactcttcctacacacttgacactgagagacactgtccttcaatgttactcctctgaagatgccggccacagctgctggcgaaacgtcaggaaagaaaataccaagaccacggttacacagcccggataacctacgagaaccaatgaactctgaccgtgaaagccttcgacaatattctaaaataaatgtttctgattaTGTGCCCCCTTGGGAGCCATATGTTGGATTCaacagcagcataaaaatgttttaaataaacagacttcaatggacttagaaaggtgctACTACTTAGAATTGCATTTTAATACATGCTACTTCAGTATCAGAATCATAGCAATATTGCCACTGGTTATGATGACCTTTAAagagcaatattttaaaataatgttttcctcccccctcccatcccatATTTTAGAACTACCAGTGTTTGAGAACAGGGCAATCCAAGCCACGATGCAGCTGTGGAATGTTCAATTATTCATTCTCAGTTTCTTGCAGACCTAGAGGCTTGGGCACCTCTGAAACTTATCCCTTGGCCTTCATTGGCAATAATTGTTGGACCATTCTCTTGTAAAATGAACTAGCACAATTGATTTGGATAAGAAACAAGATATTGAAAAACAATGAACAAAACTGAGTTTCCATCTCTATGTTTCATCTCTCTTCCCATTTTCTTTTGCTGACCTGTATTATCCTGAGTGTTTGTAAAGACAGTTGCAGGGCTTTGGGGGAAGTGCACTTTAGAAGAGCAATTAGGCCTTTGTACACCTGATTCTGATACTTGGGGTTGCCATGGCCTAAGTTATCCAGAAGAATCTGCACTTGTTCTTGAGTCTCTTCTGATTTACAAGTGGCCAAAAACTCTGCAATTGATCGCACACCTGTATAGGAAAAACCTTTTTTGAGCCACCACCTTTTAACACATTCAGCAATGTGGGAGTTCTAGcacaaatattttataaatagcCATGACACATACTAAATATTATGGGATAGAGTTACTAGAAAATAACATATTCCAGAATAGCAATCAGAAGACAAGGGCACTGCTGCATCAAAATTCCTTTCTTGTTTACCTTCCAAGTTTGCAACAGTCTCTCTCGCCAATTACAAATGCCATCAAAGTAAGAAAGTTCTGAATTTCTAGATTCAGTTCAACAAGCTGGGATCAATGAGGATGGATGAGCACTGTGATGCATATATCTATAAATTCAGGTGTCGATCTAAATCCCCATTGGCTGTACATGCAGAAGCCTGTTTCCACATGTGAATTTCCCTTGGTGGATGTGCTGATATAAGTCCTTTCAATGAGGGCAATAAACAAATGTTCTCAGCAGATATCAATGACTAATGTAAGGTAGAACAGTTTTATTATGCACATTAGATGAATAAATTTTGGCTATGGTTTTCCACAGACTTCGCTAATCTTGAATAAATAGAATACTTAGTATAGAATACTTCATCCTTCTTCAAAAGGGAAGCCTCAAAGTAATATGTGTAACCATTTTGGAAGGGAACTATTCTTCAGCCTACTCTACAGGTGCAAACATCATGGGTGTTTCACACAGCAATGGGGAAAAAAGACCACCATTCTATGAAGTCAGGTTCTTCTGAGGCTCCAAGTCTTTTATTCTCTGGAAGTTGGATCAGTGAAAAGTGCCACCCAGATGGGATACTGAACAAGACACAGAAAGAAAGCCACTCTTCTCCATCAATGGAATTCAGTGATATTCAACAGAATAAACTTATCCCTGTGGGAAAACTCCTGAGGTCATAGAGAACTGCTTCACTTAAACATCTATCAGTATATATCTCATTTGTCACTATCTGCCTACCGTAGCTTTCACAAATAAGCTCTTTGAACTTCCTGCCAGAACTGGATACTATCTGGAGAAGCTTTACGGATTCCCTTTTGGCCTCCTCCTTCAGTTGCTTCAGCCCAAGTATTTCCAGCAGTGTAAGGATGCCACCAACCTCTAAGAATTCAATAAGGTATCGCTGGCTGCAAAGATACGGAGAACAAAGCAAAAAGCTTATTGGAAGTATTCTGTTTCAAGATCATATAACGTGGCATCAGTTACTCCTTAACACACATAATCACCACTCTCTTCATATGATCTGGAGGAAACTGAGgaagtggagatgccaaggaaaATTTTTTACTCTTCAGCCCATTCAGCTGCAGATTTTTCTACTTTGCACAGGAATTTAAATTAGTTAATAATTTCAGTCTTATTACATCGTAGGGCTACATAGGCCATTACTTTCCTTACCATAAACTGGATGTAAGTGGTCCAGAATTCAACAGAATTCAGCCAGGAAGTCGAGAAATGGTTTGTTGTCCCTGAGATTACTAGATGTGGCCCTTACTAGAATAGTttcattctctccccctctcccccagcagaTATGCTAGTGTGAATGTtgtattatttgattttttaaaaaatgactgtaaaATGATTGCATAGTATTTAGCTAGCTTTCTTCAGTTAAATCTCGAATATTCAACTGGTGCATTTGTTTATGTGAATGCGGCTTGAACTGCTGAAGtactttaaagaaagaaatatatggATTCATAGAAGCTTGAGAAAAGGGATTGTATCTAGATAATGGTGTTCAAAGGAACAGCTTCCTATTCTTACCAGTCCTAATAATAATACATCTAGGTTGCCAAAGAACAGCCCCTGAGCCTCTCTTTCACTTTCTTGGTAAAGTAAAAAGTATCAGGGTCTCAACTTACACGGGAGTGGTGTCATAAATTTTACTTACCCACTTGCAGCTGACAGGAAGATGCCAATGGACTTCAATTGTTGCTCTAAACATGTTCCATACATGTAGCTATTATGTTTGTTAAGGCTTTAATGTAAAAAGTGTGTGTGATACCAACCAACACTTACCCCCCAACTGTTTGCAGGAACACAGAGTTTCcacaatttatttaaaacatttctatgcccgCTTTTCTCCTGATAGCTCAGGATCCATGTAGAACGTGGGTGTGTCTGATGCAGGTCCTGTGAGATATGCTTGTGTACTTTAGATAATGTGGTTCTTGGAGGACAACTACTTGTTTATAATTTGCAAATTCTGCTGATACTATTGATGCAGAATTGCCATTGGATTACACCTTTCAAAGTTGTGCTCTTTTTGCCAATGTAGACAACCTTGATAATATTTATAGGAAAATGCTTACTCGCATTTTTACCTCTTCCTTGTTCTACCTTAAGATCTGTTCTCCCAGAAAGTGGATACGTCATCCTAAGCCAGGCAGTTAAGCGGGCCAGGAACAAACTGGCTCCTTGAGAGAATTCCAGCTCAAGTTCTGGACCTGTCTTGCCATGGCTCGTCATGATGAAATTGTCTAAAATACGACGTCGGGTAAATTTGTTGGCATTGTCCCACTCCTGCAGGAAACTTATTAATCTGCTGATGGCTGCCTGCTCCTTTATGGAACTCATGACTAGTAGTGTCCTTctgttggggaagaagaagacatTTCAGATAGACTTTTAGGCTTGTAAATTAGAGAATACCACAGACTTTCTAGCTTGATGCCCTGAATAGCTCAGGAGAGCAAGTTTCCTCTAATAATTACCATATCCAACAGACTCAGGCAAAAATAACTAAGAATTTTTATCTGTGCATGAATAAATAGAATATTTATCATACATTTTAAAAGGCCATTTAATTCACCCCCCAGCAGATATTTATTCAGCTTCTTCAAGAAAGCCTCATTCATAGAGATTTCCCAGCtttaaaaaggtaacggtcccctgtgcaagtaccgggtcattcctgacccatggggtgacgtcacatcccgacgtttcctaggcagactttgtttatggggtggtttgccagtgccttccccagtcatcttccctttacctccagcaagctgggtactcattttaacgacctcggaaggatggaaggctgagtcaaccttgagccggctacctgaaaccaacttctgttgggattgaactcaggtcgtgagcagagcttggactgcagtactgcagcttaccactctgcgccacggggctcttgggcAGTATATTCCAAATGTCAACTACTTTTACATGATTTCAGATACCTAATTCCAATCTATCCTGGAGCAGCTTGCATTTGTTGGTTCTTTTCTCCATGCCCTTGGAAAAGAGTTTTCTCCATATCTCTTATTGAAGTGTTTTAGCTATATTCCTATTaatctacttaaaaaaaatctttattacagtttttttaaagattagGATTACACATCATGAATCAAAACTGTATAACATTTAAAGATACCATGTTTGATTCAAATAATCATATATAAAATCTAAAAATGAAACTAAAAAATTATCAGCAACAAACAAATATACATTAGAATAATGGAAAACTCCAGAGTAAAACACATCACTCATACAAAAGATGCCAAAAAAATACCAACACAAAGAAATATCTGTATTTGTATTACAATAAATCGGCAATTGAAAAAAACACCAATAAGATCAGGATGGTTTAATAAGGTTTGGAAAATGACATACCAAGTATGTGCTCAAAGTATGTTGAATTTTGGGAGCAACAAATTCTATGGTCTGCCTTTTTGATGTATTGGAACTCCAAATTCCAAGACAGCTTCCACCCATATGTAATCTCTGGCATGCTATAATTGATGAAGAAACTAATTGATTTGGGTATAAAAGCTTGTTTTTAGGGCAATCCCACCACAAATGTTGAAAATGTGCTAACAAGCCACAGCCATTTTAACAAAGTGGGTCATGATGCTTATGAATTGGTGTTCCTTATTTAGAGGTCGAGCTGTATATTTAGTGATTAATGAAAATAACCCTTTACATGTTAAGATTCTGTATAATTTGCACAAGATAGGTGAAAGGAgtatacatctaattctcaacatggccaaatatgtggatacttaaatccagaaactggagccatggatagacaagacagatctttccacaaacctgataaaagccccaggtttgcataaaaatctgaaatcttaaaaaaatacaaaaaccctaacccaacccccccATCATAGAAGCAGTACAtacagctttaagaaatgaatgccctctggcTGTTGCTGCActaccacaacagtattgccagtgtTCAAGCCTTCATTTCTGTCAGTAGGGAGATAGCTGGGGTTAGTGTACGTTAGGGGTGAGCATTTGGACGTGTTGAATCGAAAAAAGAGGCACCATTTCAATGGAGCTGAAAAGGCAAATCCGAAGAAGCAGATTTTATTCGgatttttcaggtccattttacCCTAGGGGGGAAAATGGAGCCCTggggagggtccaattttatgggctcccaaatggagaaaaaatgcaggcctataaccctgacccaatcttcaccaaacttgggagtttaTGTAAGGAGAGTaatcagcagctatgctgcaaatttggtgcctctgtctTGAAAAACAGCTCCCTCAGAGTCATGCAAAGATCCCCCATTGACATAACATTGAGGTATGTCAGAGCGGAGAATCATGGAGAGAAAATATTCTCAGCATAAAGAAActattgggatttttttgtgGAGCTCGGGGGTGGTTTTtagaggtagaggcaccaaaattgcaaCATAGCTGCtcgtgactctccttacaagaaaccccaagtttgatgaagattgggtcagtagatccaattttatggggtccaattttttctccattggaaacaatggaaactctttgggggcctataaaattggaccccttgacccaatctttaccaaatggAGGTTCTAAGCAGGGACACCTGtaactatgctgcaaatttggtggctctacatTAAAAGCCCCCAGAGCACCACAAAGATTTCCCAGGAGGTTTAATAGGCGCATACATTTTTGGATATTTGAAACAAAAGGCAGGGGGGGACCATATCGGTAAtgggattcagcttttttttattttctgaaaaaaattgggtctattaaatcagaatctgaaaaataccaaaactgCTGTACACCCTTGATGTACATATCACAAGCAAGACAGTACTAATAGTGATCAATAATTGGATACTGAGTTAAATGTTAGAATAATATTGATGTTTACAGTGACGCCTCATCCTCATTGTCATCATACACAATAAGGGTGTTAgagcaaaatttgagtccagtagcactttaaagactaataagatttccagggtataagctttcgagagtcaatactcccttcgtcagataggaTAATAACCATGGATAAATTAGCCATATAAAATCCACATCATGgaatttaaacaataaatatttagtttagtttattgttatggtcatagaccagcacagacAATAAATATTGATTTGGACCCACACTTAGATGAGTGGAGGGAACTTGAGTAAGTGGATCTTCTTCTTTCATAGCAgtcctctgcacacacacacacccaaatcctGACTGAGGGTT
This Euleptes europaea isolate rEulEur1 chromosome 2, rEulEur1.hap1, whole genome shotgun sequence DNA region includes the following protein-coding sequences:
- the ARMH1 gene encoding armadillo-like helical domain containing protein 1, with the protein product MSSIKEQAAISRLISFLQEWDNANKFTRRRILDNFIMTSHGKTGPELELEFSQGASLFLARLTAWLRMTYMYGTCLEQQLKSIGIFLSAASGQRYLIEFLEVGGILTLLEILGLKQLKEEAKRESVKLLQIVSSSGRKFKELICESYGVRSIAEFLATCKSEETQEQVQILLDNLGHGNPKYQNQVYKGLIALLKCTSPKALQLSLQTLRIIQTIVGQAHPSIVESVLGVLRSVHLEVQYEAVQLIRDLMAYDVRPELLQRLVSLLKPSRKDTVKIQARILEEAGPLHLMDSLPAFIQQAAAAKTIGILAQDSNRVAEELIYLNVVHGLMCAMGNKDHTNCQRQSSITLELFVKMFLLVEGTVHHAMGDKLFQLFMNDPENLYLNMDDVQVDILVTNIVNMPADLLAIAEMDIPQGVLVTTMDKAILGFLDTYMMPRNLEMRTPLTIFQVLLTQEIDKGPQLQCSTDYT